The DNA window ATGCTCACCGAGGCCGACGAGGCCGCCCTGACCTGGGGCGAGGCCACGCCCACGGCCGCCACGGGGCCGGGACCGGAGATGGAGCCGGAGCCGGTGCCGGTGTTGTTCGCGCGGGCCGTCGCCGCCGATCCGGCGGCCACGGCGCTGGTGTGCGGCGCGGAGCGGATCGGCTACGGCGAGCTGGACCGGCGGGTGGCGGTGCTGGCGGCGGCGCTCAGGCGGCGCGGCGTCGCCGAGGGCTCGGTCGTGGGCGTGTGCCTGGGCCGGTCGGTGGAGGCGATCGTGGCGCTGCTCGCGGTGTGGCGGGCGGGGGGCGCGTACCTGCCGCTGGACCCGGAGCACCCGGACGAGCGGCTGGCGTTCCTCATCGCCGACAGCGGCGCCCGGCTGGTGGTGACGGACGCGGAGCCGGCCCTGCGGCTGCCGCCGGGCACGCCCGTGCTGGTGCCGTCGGACCGGTCGGGCAGCGGCGACGACCGGTGGCTCGGCGGATGGGCGGCGCCCGGCCCCGAGGACCCCGCGTACGTGATCTACACCTCCGGCTCCACCGGCCGGCCGAAGGGGGTGCTGGTCGGGCACGGGGCGCTGGCGGCGCGGGTGGCGTGGATGCGGTCGGCCTACGGGCTGGGCCCCGGCGACCGGGTGGCGCAGTTCGCCTCGCTCGGCTTCGACGCGCACGCCGAGGAGCTGTACCCGGCGCTGGCGGCCGGCGCGTCGGTGCTGCTGCTGCCCGGCGGCGCGGCCACCCTGCCGGACGTCCTGCGCACGCCCGCCGGCCGGGAGGTCACCGTGCTGGACCTGCCCACCGCGTACTGGCACCGGCTGACCGAGTCGCCCGGCGACGTGCGCTGGCCGGAGCGGCTGCGGCTGGTGATCCTCGGCGGCGAGCAGGCGCACGCGGCGGCGGTCGCGCGGTGGCGGGACCGGTTCGGTGACCGGGTGCGGCTGGTCAACACCTACGGGCCGACCGAGGCCACGATCATCGCCACGGCGGCGACGCTCGGCGCGTCCGACGCGGTGCGCCGCCCGCCGATCGGGCGGCCGGTCGCGGGCACGACGGCGTACGTCCTCGGCCCCCGCGGGGAGGCGGTGCCGCCCGGGTTCCCCGGCGAGCTGTGCCTGGGCGGGGCGGGGCTGGCGCACGGCTACCTGAACCGGCCCGCGCTGACCGCCGAGCGGTTCGTGCCGGACCCGTACGGGCCGCCGGGCGCGCGGCTGTACCGGACAGGGGACCGGGTGCGGTGGCGTCCCGACGGGACGCTGGAGTTCCTGGGCCGGCTGGACGGCCAGCTCAAGGTGCGCGGATTCCGGGTGGAGCCGGGCGAGGTGGAGGCGGCGCTGCTGGCCTGCCCAGGGGTGCGGCAGGCGGTGGTCACGGCGTACGGGGAGCGCCTCGTGGCCTACGTCGCCGGGGAGGCCGCGACGGAGGAGCTGCGCCGCGCCCTGGCCGCGGCGCTGCCGGCGCATCTGGTGCCGTCGGCGTGGGTGCGGCTGGACGCGCTGCCGCTGACGACGGCCGGCAAGGTGGACGCCGCCGCGCTGCCGCCGCCCGGGGCCGAGCGGGCGGCGGAGCACGTACCTCCCAGGACGGACGCCGAGGCGCTGGTGGCCGGGGTGTGGACGCGGGTGCTCGGGCTGGACGGCGGGCGGGTCGGGGCGCTGGACGACTTCTTCGCGCTCGGCGGGCACTCGCTGCTGGCGACCCGGGTGGCGGCGCTGCTGGGGAACGCGATCGAGGTGGAGGTGCCCGTCCGCGCCGTCTTCGACCGGCCGACCGTGGCGGGCCTCGCGGAGGCGGTGGAGGAGCTGCTGATGGAGGACCTGTCGGACCTGTCGGACGACGAGGCCGCCCGACTGCTGGACGCGGAGCCCCGCCGATGAGCGACCGCGCCGACGCCCCCTCGGGAAGCCGGCCCGTGGCCGGCGGGTTGTCGGAGGTGAAGCGGGAGCTGCTGGCCCGGCGGCTGCGGCAGGGCGCGGCGGCGGCTACGGAGCCGGCCGGGGGGCGGCGCGGGATCCCGGCGCGGCCCGGCGGGGAGCCGCCGCCGCTGTCGCACGCCCAGGAGCGGCTGTGGTTCCTGGAGCAGTTCGCGCCGGGCACCGCGCAGCTCACCGTCCCCGTCCGGGTCCGGCTGCGCGGCCCCCTCGACGCCGACCGGCTGGCCGCCGCGCTCACCGCGACCGCCGCCGCCCACGACGCCCTGCGCATGCGTTTCCCCGCCACCGGCGACGGCAGGCCGTGCGTGACGGTGGCAGAGGACGGCGAGCTGCCGCTGACGGTGCGCGACGCGCCCGGCGAGGAGGCCGCCCGCGCCCTGGTGGAGGAGTTCCTGGCGGTCCCGTTCGACCTGGCGGCGGGCCCGCCGGCCCGGGCGCTGCTGGTGCGCCTGGACCCCGGCGACCACGTGCTGGCGCTCGCGGTGCACCACATCGCGGCCGACGGCTGGTCGGTGGACCTGCTGCTGCGCGAGGTGTACGCCCGCTACGACGGGGCCGTCCCGCCGCCTCCCGAGGTGACCTACGCCGACTACGCGGCCTGGCAGCGCGCCCGCCCCCCGGCCGCCGGTGACCTGGAGTTCTGGCGCGACCGGCTGGCCGGCCTGGAGCCCCTGGACCTGCCGGCGGACCGGCCCCGGCCGCCCGAGCCCACCTACGCGGGCGCGGCCTGCTCCTTCGCGCTGCCGGACGAGACGGCGGCGGGCCTGGCCCGGCTGGGCCGCGAGCACCGGGCGACGCCGTACATGGTGCTGCTGGCCGCGTTCGCCGCCCTGCTCGGCCGGTACGCCGGCACGACCGACGTCGCCATCGGCTCCCCCGTGGCCGGCCGCCCGTCGCCCGAGCTGGACGGGGTGGTCGGCTGCTTCGTGAACATGCTGACCATGCGGGTGGACCTGTCCGGCGACCCGTCGTTCGCGGAGCTGCTGGAGCGGGTGCGGGCGCTCGCCGTGGACGCCTTCGCCCACCAGGACCTGCCGTTCGAGCAGCTCGTCGCGGAGCTGGACCTGCCGCGCGAGGTGTCGAGGCCGCCGCTGTTCGGGGTGATCCTGGCCATGCAGAACTACCGGGGCGCGGCCCTGGACCCGCCCGCCGGGCTGAGCGCCGCCGACTTCCCCGTACGGTCCTGGGCCACCCGCTACGACCTGGAGCTGTACGCCGGCGACGGCGGGGGCGGCCTGCTCGTCCACAACACGGACCTGTTCGACAGGGAGACGGCCGAGCGGCTGACCGGGCACCTGTGCGCGCTGCTGGAGCGGGTCGCCGCCCGGCCGGACCTGCCGCTGTCGCGGATCGGCCTCATGAGCGGCGAGGAGCGCCGCCTGGTCCTGGAGACGTGGAACGACACGGCCGCCGCCTTCCCGGGGCCGGCCACCCTGCACGGCCGCGTCGAGGACCAGGCCGCGCGCACGCCGGACGCCGTGGCGGTGCGGTTCGAGGGGCGTTCGCTGACGTACGCGGAGCTGGACGCCGCCGCGGACCGGATCGCCCGCACGCTGCGCGGTCACGGGGTGGGCGCGGGGTCGGTGGTCGCGGTGTGCGCGGAACGCTCGCTCGACCTGCTGCCCGGCCTGCTGGGGGTGCTGAAGGCGGGGGCCGCGTACCTGCCGGTGGATCCCGAGTACCCGGCGGAGCGGGTGGCGTTCATGCTGGCCGACGCTGCTCCCGCGGCGCTGCTCACCCAGCGCGGGCTGCGCGCGGCGCTGCCCGCGTCCGCCGCGCTCGTGCTCGACCTGGACGATCCGGCCGCCTGGCCGGGCGGGGACGGCGGCCCGCTGCCTGAGGTTCGTCCCGGCGACGTCGCCTACGTCATCTACACCTCAGGCTCGACCGGCCGCCCGAAAGGCGTGCCGAACACGCACGGCGCCATCGCCAACCGCCTGGACTGGATGCAGGAGCGCTTCGGGCTGGACGCGGGCGACGTCGTGCTGCAGAAGACGCCGCTCAGCTTCGACGTGTCGGTGTGGGAGCTGTTCTGGCCCCTGCGCTGCGGAGCCCGCCTGACGCTGGCCGCGCCGGGCGGCCACCGGGACGCCGCCTACCTGCGCGGCCTGATCGCCGCCGAGGGCGTCACCACCGCGCACTTCGTTCCGTCCATGCTGGCGGTCTTCCTGGCGGAGGAGGGGGCGGCGGGCTGCCGGGGGCTGCGGCGGGTGATCTGCTCCGGCGAGGAGCTGCCCGCCGACCTGGCCCGCCGCTGCGTGGCCACGCTGCCCGCCGCCGAGCTGCACAACCTGTACGGGCCGACGGAGGCCGCGGTGGACGTCTCCGCCTGGCACTGCCGCCCGGACGCGCTCGCCGGCCTGGCCCGGGTGCCGATCGGCGGCCCCATCGCCAACACCCGCCTGTACGTCCTCGACGCCGCCCTGGCCCCCGCTCCCGTCGGGGTGCCCGGCGAGCTGCACATCGGCGGCGCGGGGCTCGCCGTCGGCTATTTGAACCGGCCCGCGCTGACCGCCGAGCGGTTCGTGCCCGACCCGTACGGGCCGCCGGGCTCGCGGCTGTACCGGACAGGAGACCTGGCCCGGTGGCGTCCCGACGGGACGCTGGAGTTCCTCGGCCGCCTCGACGACCAGGTCAAGCTGCGGGGCCTGCGCATCGAGCCGGGCGAGATCGAGGCCGCCCTGCGCGCCCTGCCCGCCGTCCGCGACGCGGCGGTGGTCGTCCGCGAGGACCGCCTGGTCGCCTACGTCACCCCAGGCGGGGACGGCCCGCCGGACCACGCCGGGCTGCGGGCCGGGCTGAAGAGGACGCTGCCGGACCACATGGTGCCGGGCGCCTACGTCACGCTGGACGCCCTGCCGCTCGGCCCGAGCGGCAAGCTGGACCGCCGCCGGCTGCCCGCCCCGGTGGCCGCCCGCGACGCCGGGGTGGCGCTGGTCGCCCCCGCCACGCCGACCGAGCGGGCGCTGGCCGGCATCTGGGGCGAGCTGCTGGGCCTGGACGAGGTGGGTGCGCACGACGACTTCTTCGACCTCGGCGGCCACTCGCTGCTCGCCACCCGGGTGGTCGCGCTCCTTCGGGCGCGGACCGGCGCGGCGGTGGGCGTCATGGACGTCTTCAAGCACCGGACGGTCCGCGAGCTGGCACGGCTCGCCGACACCCCGGCGGGACTGCGCGGGCCGCGCGCCCTGCTGCACCGGCTCACCCCGGCTCCCGCCGCCGCGCCGGCGCTCACGTACGTGTGCGTCCCCTACGGCGGCGGCAGCGCCGTCGTCTACCAGCCGCTCGCCGACGCCCTGCCGGCGGACCACGCGCTGTGGTCGGTGGCGATCCCCGGCCACGACGTGGGCGTGGAGGAGGAGCGGCTGCCGTTCGACGAGCTGGCCGCCGCGTGCGCCGCCGAGATCCTGGAGAAGGTGGCCGGTCCGATCGCGCTCTACGGGCACTGCGGCGTCGGCTCGGCCCTGGCCGTCGAGCTGGCCCGCCGCCTGGAGGCCGCGGGACGCGAGCTGACGGCCCTCTGCATCGGCGGGATCTTCCCGTTCGCCCGGCCGCGCGGCCCGCTGCTGTCACGCCTGGCCCGGCTGGCGGACGGCGAGCGGCTGCGCGGCGACCAGCGGTACGTCAACTGGCTCATCTCCATGGGCCTCGACATGGGCGAGCTGGACCCCGCTCAGGCGCGCCGCATCGTCGGCAACATGCGCCGCGACTCGCGCGAGGCCGAGGAGTACTACACGCGGCTGCTCGACTCCGGCGCGGAGCGGCTGCGCGCCCCCGTGATCAGCGTCGTCGGCACCGAGGACCCGGCCACGGACTTCTACCAGGAGCGGTACCGCGAGTGGCACTTCCTGGCCCCGGTGTCCGCCGTGGCCGTGCTCGCCGAGGCCGGGCACTTCTTCCTGAAATATCGGGCGGAGGAGCTGGCGGAGATCGTCACCACCGTCCACCGCACGCTCGACGCCCCCGTGACGGGGCGGCGGCCCGGCGCCACCTGGTGGCTGCACGAGGTGTCCCGCGCCGGCGACACGGCCCCCGCGCCCGAGGGGCCGAAGCCCGGCCTCGCCCGGTTCCTGACCGTGGCCGCGAGCCAGCTCGTGTCGGTCACCGGGTCGGCGCTCACCGAGTTCGCGGTGCCGCTGTGGGTCTACACCGAGACCGGGTCGGTGCTGCGGTTCGCGCTGATGGCCGTCGCCGGGCTGCTGCCCGGCCTGCTGGCCGCGCCGATCGCCGGGGCCGTCGTGGACCGCGCGGACCGGCGGCTGGTGATGCTGGCCGGCGACGTGGCGGCGTTCGCGGTCCAGCTCGCGTTCGGCGTGCTGCTGTGGACGGGGAACCTGTCACCCGGCCTCATCTACCCGCTGCTCGGCTGCCTGTCGGTGGCGCTGACGTTCCAGCGGATCGCGTACTTCTCTGCCGTGCCGCAGCTCGTGCCCAAGCTCTACCTCGGGCACGCCAACGGGGTCCTGCAGCTCAGCACCGGCACCGCCCAGCTCCTGGTGCCGCTGTTCGCCGTCGGGCTGCTGGCCGGGATCGGGCTGGGCGGCATCCTCGTCCTCGACGTCGTCAGCTACGCGGTCGCGATCGCCGTGCTGCTGGTCGTGCGCTTCCCTCGTACGCTGCCGTGGCGGCGGCGCGAACCGGTCAAGGACGAGATCCTGGGCGGGCTGCGCTACTCGCTCGGGCATCGCGGGTTCGTCGGCATGCTGCTGTTCTTCGTCGTGCTGAACGTCTTCCTCGCGCCGCTGCTGCTGATGTTCGGGCCGCTGGTGCTGTCCTTCGCCGGGCTGGCCGAGGTGGGGCGGGTCGCGTTCCTCGCGGGGGCGGGGACGCTGGCCGGGGCGCTGGTCATGACGGTGTGGGGCGGGCCGCGCAAGCTGCGGCTGCGCGGGGTGCTGCTGTGCGCGCTGGCGCTCGGCTGCTGCTGCGCGTTCACCGGGCTGCGCGCCGACCTGGCGGTGGTCGCGGCCGGGGCGTGCGGGATGACCGCCTGGGTGACCCTGCTCAACGGCATCTACACGACGATCGTGCAGGTCAAGGTGCCGCAGCGCTTCCACGGGCGGGTCTTCGCGATGAACACGCTCATCGCCTGGTCCACGCTGCCGATCGGGTACGGCCTGGTCGCCCCGTACGCGGCTGCCGTCCTCGACCCGCTGCTGCTGGACGGCGGGCCGCTGGCCCCGACCGTGGGCGCGCTCATCGGCACCGGGCCTGGACGCGGCATCGGCCTCATGTACGTGCTGGCCGGCCTCGCCATCGTGGTGCTCGCGCTGGCCGCCACGCGGGTGCCCGCGCTGGCCCGCTTCGACCAGGAGGTGCCGGACGCGGTCGCCGACGACCTCGTCGGCCTGCGCGCGCTCGGCGCCTCCGCGACCTCCGGAGGAAACGACATGAACGTCCCGTCCAGGGCGGGCGGTGCCCGGTGAGCGCCGGGCTGGAGCGCAGGCTGGCGGAGCTGGTCGCCGAGGTGTCCGAGGGCGCGGTCGGCGCCGAGGAGGCCCTGGCGGGCGAGCACAGCCTGTCGGCGCTGGGGCTCACGTCGCTGGCCCGCATCCGGCTGGTGGACGCCGTCGAGGACGTCTTCGGCGTGTCCGTGGACCTGGCCGCCGACCCGGACCCCGGCAGTGACACCGCCCCGGACACCGGCCTGACCACCGGTCTGACCACCGGCCCGGCCACTGGCCCGGCCACCGGCCCGGCTGCCGACCCGGCCACGGATCTGGCCACCGCCGAGCGGGTCGCCGACCTCGCCGCCGTCGTGGCCCGCCTCCTGGAGCGCGCCCCGTGACCGTGCCGGCCGCCGAGGCACGGGTCGCGTTCGCGGCCGATCCGCCGCGGGTGGGCGAGGGGCCGTTGACGTGGGGGCAGCGGCTGATGTGGCGGGCCTCGTCCCTGATGGGCGAGAGCCGGTCCTTCCTCAACTGCCCGTGGGTGCTGCCCGTCTACGGCCGGCGCGACCTCGCCGCCGTCCTGGACGCGCTGCGCGTGCTGCTCGAACGGCACGAGAGCCTGCGCACCACCTTCGCGCAGGCGGCGGACGGGCCGGTGCAGCGGGTGGCGGCGACCGGCGAGCTGGCGGTCGCCCTGACCGGCCCGGAGCCGGGCGAGCGGGCGCTCCAGGCGGCCGAGCGCGTCGCCGCCGACCTCGCCCGCGTCCCGTTCGACCCCGCCGGGGAGCTGCCGCTGCGCTGCGCGGTCGTGCGGAACGACGGCCGGCCGAAGGCGCTCGCGCTCGCCTTCTCCCACCTGGCCGTGGACTACCAGGCGCTGTCCCTGCTCGCCGCCGAGTGGAAGGCGCTGCTGCGGGGCGAGAAGCTGCCGCCGCCCGCCTGGCAGCCGGCCGACCAGGTGGAGCTGGAGCGCTCGCCGGCGTTCCTGGCCCGCTCGGAGCGCTCGATCGCGTACTGGCGGGGGGTGCTGGAGGAGGCGCCGCTGGAGGTGTTCGACCACGCCCCCGGCGAGCCGGAGGACCCGCGGTTCGTCGAGGTCGGGATGGAGTCCGTGACGCTCGCCGCCGCGGCGGCCGAGCTGGCCGGCCGCTGGACGGTCAGCACCGCGAGCGTGCTGCTGGCCGCCTGCGCGTCGGTCCTCGCGACGGTGAGCGGCAGGGAGCGGGCGGTCATGCAGCTCGTCCACAGCAACCGCCGCGACCCGCGCACCCGCTCCCTGGTGGCCACGGTGGGCCAGGACGCGCTGTTCGTGCTGGACCTGCGCGAGCCGGACTTCGCGGCCCTGTGCCGAGCCGCCCACCGCGGCGCGCTGACCGCCTACCGCAACGCCTGCTACGACCCGTTCGCCATGCGGGACATGCGGGAGGAGGTCGGCCGCCGCCGTGGCCGGGAGCCGGACCTGGACGCCTTCTTCAACGACCGGCGCGGCTCCGGCGGCTGGCCGAACCTGCCGGCCGTGGCGCCGCCGTCCCGCACGTACGTGCGCGACGCCTGGCCGGGCGTGCGTTTCAAGGCGTTCTTCACCGTCGGCACCGCCCCGGACACCGGGCAGCTCAGCCTCATCGTGGACACGGCGTACCTGGGGCGGGAGACGGCGCGGGGCATGCTGCTCGACGTGGAGAGCCTGCTCGTCCGCGCCCTCGCCGGCTGACCGCGGGCAGCGTCAGGGGACGAGCACGAGCCGGACGGG is part of the Nonomuraea coxensis DSM 45129 genome and encodes:
- a CDS encoding non-ribosomal peptide synthetase/MFS transporter, translated to MSDRADAPSGSRPVAGGLSEVKRELLARRLRQGAAAATEPAGGRRGIPARPGGEPPPLSHAQERLWFLEQFAPGTAQLTVPVRVRLRGPLDADRLAAALTATAAAHDALRMRFPATGDGRPCVTVAEDGELPLTVRDAPGEEAARALVEEFLAVPFDLAAGPPARALLVRLDPGDHVLALAVHHIAADGWSVDLLLREVYARYDGAVPPPPEVTYADYAAWQRARPPAAGDLEFWRDRLAGLEPLDLPADRPRPPEPTYAGAACSFALPDETAAGLARLGREHRATPYMVLLAAFAALLGRYAGTTDVAIGSPVAGRPSPELDGVVGCFVNMLTMRVDLSGDPSFAELLERVRALAVDAFAHQDLPFEQLVAELDLPREVSRPPLFGVILAMQNYRGAALDPPAGLSAADFPVRSWATRYDLELYAGDGGGGLLVHNTDLFDRETAERLTGHLCALLERVAARPDLPLSRIGLMSGEERRLVLETWNDTAAAFPGPATLHGRVEDQAARTPDAVAVRFEGRSLTYAELDAAADRIARTLRGHGVGAGSVVAVCAERSLDLLPGLLGVLKAGAAYLPVDPEYPAERVAFMLADAAPAALLTQRGLRAALPASAALVLDLDDPAAWPGGDGGPLPEVRPGDVAYVIYTSGSTGRPKGVPNTHGAIANRLDWMQERFGLDAGDVVLQKTPLSFDVSVWELFWPLRCGARLTLAAPGGHRDAAYLRGLIAAEGVTTAHFVPSMLAVFLAEEGAAGCRGLRRVICSGEELPADLARRCVATLPAAELHNLYGPTEAAVDVSAWHCRPDALAGLARVPIGGPIANTRLYVLDAALAPAPVGVPGELHIGGAGLAVGYLNRPALTAERFVPDPYGPPGSRLYRTGDLARWRPDGTLEFLGRLDDQVKLRGLRIEPGEIEAALRALPAVRDAAVVVREDRLVAYVTPGGDGPPDHAGLRAGLKRTLPDHMVPGAYVTLDALPLGPSGKLDRRRLPAPVAARDAGVALVAPATPTERALAGIWGELLGLDEVGAHDDFFDLGGHSLLATRVVALLRARTGAAVGVMDVFKHRTVRELARLADTPAGLRGPRALLHRLTPAPAAAPALTYVCVPYGGGSAVVYQPLADALPADHALWSVAIPGHDVGVEEERLPFDELAAACAAEILEKVAGPIALYGHCGVGSALAVELARRLEAAGRELTALCIGGIFPFARPRGPLLSRLARLADGERLRGDQRYVNWLISMGLDMGELDPAQARRIVGNMRRDSREAEEYYTRLLDSGAERLRAPVISVVGTEDPATDFYQERYREWHFLAPVSAVAVLAEAGHFFLKYRAEELAEIVTTVHRTLDAPVTGRRPGATWWLHEVSRAGDTAPAPEGPKPGLARFLTVAASQLVSVTGSALTEFAVPLWVYTETGSVLRFALMAVAGLLPGLLAAPIAGAVVDRADRRLVMLAGDVAAFAVQLAFGVLLWTGNLSPGLIYPLLGCLSVALTFQRIAYFSAVPQLVPKLYLGHANGVLQLSTGTAQLLVPLFAVGLLAGIGLGGILVLDVVSYAVAIAVLLVVRFPRTLPWRRREPVKDEILGGLRYSLGHRGFVGMLLFFVVLNVFLAPLLLMFGPLVLSFAGLAEVGRVAFLAGAGTLAGALVMTVWGGPRKLRLRGVLLCALALGCCCAFTGLRADLAVVAAGACGMTAWVTLLNGIYTTIVQVKVPQRFHGRVFAMNTLIAWSTLPIGYGLVAPYAAAVLDPLLLDGGPLAPTVGALIGTGPGRGIGLMYVLAGLAIVVLALAATRVPALARFDQEVPDAVADDLVGLRALGASATSGGNDMNVPSRAGGAR
- a CDS encoding acyl carrier protein codes for the protein MSAGLERRLAELVAEVSEGAVGAEEALAGEHSLSALGLTSLARIRLVDAVEDVFGVSVDLAADPDPGSDTAPDTGLTTGLTTGPATGPATGPAADPATDLATAERVADLAAVVARLLERAP
- a CDS encoding condensation domain-containing protein encodes the protein MTVPAAEARVAFAADPPRVGEGPLTWGQRLMWRASSLMGESRSFLNCPWVLPVYGRRDLAAVLDALRVLLERHESLRTTFAQAADGPVQRVAATGELAVALTGPEPGERALQAAERVAADLARVPFDPAGELPLRCAVVRNDGRPKALALAFSHLAVDYQALSLLAAEWKALLRGEKLPPPAWQPADQVELERSPAFLARSERSIAYWRGVLEEAPLEVFDHAPGEPEDPRFVEVGMESVTLAAAAAELAGRWTVSTASVLLAACASVLATVSGRERAVMQLVHSNRRDPRTRSLVATVGQDALFVLDLREPDFAALCRAAHRGALTAYRNACYDPFAMRDMREEVGRRRGREPDLDAFFNDRRGSGGWPNLPAVAPPSRTYVRDAWPGVRFKAFFTVGTAPDTGQLSLIVDTAYLGRETARGMLLDVESLLVRALAG